The following proteins come from a genomic window of Salvia hispanica cultivar TCC Black 2014 chromosome 4, UniMelb_Shisp_WGS_1.0, whole genome shotgun sequence:
- the LOC125221318 gene encoding uncharacterized protein LOC125221318 — MILEAVADHRLWIWYAYFGVVWSNNDINILNSSTLFADQCRGRGPAIEFTANGLRYHMGYYLADGIYPRWPVFVKTISCPIDDRRILFAANQESARKDVEQAFGVPQSQWAIVKVKQEVGHVTDWVDDEAGSSSSTATPPVARNPMGFGEVLERQTSMRSQQDHAALMNDMIEEIWKHFGH; from the exons ATGATCCTCGAAGCCGTCGCTGACCACCGCCTCTGGATCTGGTATGCATATTTCGGTGTAGTctggtcgaacaacgacataaACATCCTCAACTCGTCCACCCTCTTCGCCGATCAATGCAGGGGTCGCGGCCCGGCCATCGAGTTCACTGCCAACGGCCTCAGATatcatatggggtactacttgGCCGATGGCATATACCCAAGGTGGCCTgtttttgtgaagacgatcagctgTCCAATAGATGACCGGAGAATCTTGTTTGCGGCAAACCAGGAGTCTGCGCGAAAGGATGTGGAGCAGGCTTTTGGTGTGCCTCAATCGCAGTGGGCAATAGTGAAAG tcaaACAAGAAGTTGGACATGTCACCGATTGGGTTGATGATGAAGCCGGATCTAGCTCCAGCACGGCGACCCCGCCTGTCGCTCGAAATCCGATGGGCTTCGGTGAAGTTCTAGAGAGACAGACCTCAATGCGCAGCCAACAAGACCATGCGGCGCTCATGaacgacatgattgaagaaatttggaaGCATTTCGGCCATTga
- the LOC125222196 gene encoding transmembrane protein 205-like, with amino-acid sequence MAWLTRFLTAVAFLAIGVVFSPETFGSKSDGQHSQLLHSSLKLAHLLCFSTAWGAALWVTFIGGIIMFKNLPRHQFGNLQSKMFPAYFSMVGVCCAVAVGSFGYLHPWKTSGSTEKYQLGFLLAAFAFNLSNLVIFTPMTIEIMKQRHKIEREVNIGEEVGWTKNQEVAKKNPKLAAMNKKFGMIHGLSSLANIFAFGSLALHSWYLAGKLNL; translated from the exons ATGGCGTGGCTGACTAGATTTCTCACGGCGGTGGCGTTTTTGGCGATCGGCGTAGTTTTCTCGCCAGAAACCTTCGGATCTAAATCGGACGGCCAGCACTCGCAATTGCTCCACTCCTCGCTGAAATTGGCGCACCTGCTCTGCTTCTCCACCGCATGGGGCGCCGCTCTCTGGGTTACCTTCATCGGCGGCATCATCATGTTCAA GAATCTGCCTAGGCATCAGTTTGGCAACTTACAGAGTAAGATGTTTCCAGCATACTTTTCCATGGTGGGAGTGTGCTGTGCAGTGGCAGTAGGGTCTTTTGGATACTTGCACCCATGGAAGACGTCGGGGTCGACTGAGAAATACCAGCTCGGATTCCTGCTTGCTGCCTTCGCTTTCAACCTGAGCAATCTCGTTATTTTTACGCCCATGACCATTGAG ATAATGAAACAAAGGCacaaaattgagagagaagtAAATATTGGGGAAGAAGTTGGTTGGACGAAGAACCAAGAAGTTGCAAAGAAAAATCCGAAGCTTGCTGCCATGAACAAGAAATTTGGTATGATCCATGGATTATCTTCTCTTGCTAATATCTTCGCATTTGGTAGTCTTGCCCTCCACTCGTGGTATTTAGCTGGTAAACTCAATCTGTAA
- the LOC125221319 gene encoding uncharacterized protein LOC125221319, protein MNPESDDWSTSDGSRRALTRALFDCVKDAATECLAQMECERAAAEQVAAARVPWTYVPHEHDVAHQRLVADYFAKQPRWGRMGFHRHFRMRRDFFLRIVRTLEGRDEYFQYREDGIADMLDEYLYVGETTSRDCLNNFCRGVVEAFGETYLRRPTADDCQSLIRMHETVHGFLGMLGSIECMHWQ, encoded by the exons atgaatcccgaaAGCGACGATTGGAGTACATCGGATGGCAGTAGACGGGCCTTGACTCGAGCCTTGTTCGATTGCGTTAAGGACGCCGCGACAGAATGCTTGGCACAAATGGAGTGCGAGCGTGCAGCGGCGGAGCAGGTGGCGGCGGCGCGGGTCCCTTGGACGTATGTCCCCCACGAGCACGACGTAGCTCACCAACGTCTGGTCGCAGACTATTTTGCCAAGCAACCACGGTGGGGCCGGATGGGTTTTCACCGCCATTTTAGAATGCGGCGAGATTTCTTTCTCCGCATTGTCCGGACGTTGGAAGGACGTGATGAATACTTCCAGTATCGGGAAGACGGCATCG CGGATATGTTGGACGAGTACCTTTACGTCGGGGAGACAACTAGCCGTGATTGTCTGAATAATTTTTGTAGGGGAGTTGTGGAGGCTTTTGGCGAAACATATTTGCGACGCCCGACTGCTGATGATTGCCAGAGCCTGATAAGGATGCACGAGACGGTGCACGGCTTCCTTGGAATGTTAGGAAGCATCGAGTGTATGCACTGGCAGTGA